Proteins from a genomic interval of Sugiyamaella lignohabitans strain CBS 10342 chromosome C, complete sequence:
- the CDA1 gene encoding chitin deacetylase CDA1 (Chitin deacetylase; together with Cda2p involved in the biosynthesis ascospore wall component, chitosan; required for proper rigidity of the ascospore wall; GO_component: GO:0005631 - chitosan layer of spore wall [Evidence ISS] [PMID 8940152]; GO_component: GO:0005628 - prospore membrane [Evidence IDA] [PMID 24390141]; GO_function: GO:0003824 - catalytic activity [Evidence IEA]; GO_function: GO:0004099 - chitin deacetylase activity [Evidence IEA]; GO_function: GO:0004099 - chitin deacetylase activity [Evidence IDA,ISS] [PMID 8940152]; GO_function: GO:0016787 - hydrolase activity [Evidence IEA]; GO_function: GO:0016810 - hydrolase activity, acting on carbon-nitrogen (but not peptide) bonds [Evidence IEA]; GO_process: GO:0030476 - ascospore wall assembly [Evidence IDA,IMP] [PMID 8940152]; GO_process: GO:0005975 - carbohydrate metabolic process [Evidence IEA,IEA]; GO_process: GO:0006032 - chitin catabolic process [Evidence IEA]; GO_process: GO:0000272 - polysaccharide catabolic process [Evidence IEA]; GO_process: GO:0030435 - sporulation resulting in formation of a cellular spore [Evidence IEA]), whose product MTRLAFFVLIAITASAADITTARAAAAVVAVNSPLQAPLAPSPSDPFPLWLQELTGQTRWPGETPPYIPMPNIDLSQVPNEIPRRDLGVCQGIERSHCSFDCYRCVAVDDISTCPTLSQTFDDGPSMHTPKLLMELEYKTTFFTQGINVVRYPDIFRQQHMAGHLLATHTWSHAHLPGLSNEDIVAQLQWSIWAMNATAGIVPKYFRPPYGAIDDRVRSISRQFGLVAVFWDRDSYDWRLNDDSKLVEEVVKDIVSWKQESQGGLILEHDSTVKTVNAGINVSRMLGPSQLTVAECINSNWYQNQ is encoded by the coding sequence ATGACTAGATTGGCATTCTTCGTCTTGATCGCAATTACTGCATCGGCGGCAGACATAACTAcagcaagagcagcagcagcagtagtagcagtaaATTCTCCTCTTCAGGCACCTCTAGCGCCATCACCTTCTGATCCGTTTCCTCTCTGGCTCCAGGAATTGACGGGTCAAACAAGATGGCCTGGTGAGACACCACCATATATACCAATGCCAAATATAGATCTTTCGCAAGTCCCAAATGAGATTCCTAGGCGAGACTTGGGTGTTTGTCAGGGAATAGAACGGTCTCATTGTTCATTTGATTGCTATAGATGCGTCGCAGTTGACGATATCAGTACTTGTCCCACCCTGTCACAAACATTTGATGATGGACCTAGCATGCATACTCCAAAGCTACTCATGGAACTTGAATACAAAACCACATTTTTCACTCAAGGCATTAATGTGGTCAGATATCCTGATATATTTAGGCAACAGCATATGGCAGGGCATTTACTAGCGACCCATACTTGGAGTCATGCACATTTGCCAGGGCTATCGAACGAAGATATAGTAGCGCAATTACAGTGGTCGATTTGGGCTATGAATGCCACAGCCGGCATAGTTCCAAAGTATTTTCGTCCTCCTTATGGTGCAATTGATGATCGTGTACGGAGCATATCCCGTCAATTTGGACTAGTAGCTGTGTTCTGGGATCGAGATAGTTATGACTGGAGGCTGAATGATGACTCAAAATTGgttgaagaagttgttAAAGATATTGTATCATGGAAACAAGAGAGCCAGGGTGGCCTCATATTAGAACATGATTCAACTGTTAAAACCGTCAATGCAGGCATAAATGTGTCAAGAATGCTAGGACCCTCACAGTTGACTGTCGCTGAATGTATTAACAGTAATTGgtatcaaaatcaatag
- the GPM1 gene encoding phosphoglycerate mutase GPM1 (Tetrameric phosphoglycerate mutase; mediates the conversion of 3-phosphoglycerate to 2-phosphoglycerate during glycolysis and the reverse reaction during gluconeogenesis; GO_component: GO:0005737 - cytoplasm [Evidence IEA,IEA]; GO_component: GO:0005829 - cytosol [Evidence IDA] [PMID 3332961]; GO_component: GO:0005758 - mitochondrial intermembrane space [Evidence IEA]; GO_component: GO:0005758 - mitochondrial intermembrane space [Evidence IDA] [PMID 22984289]; GO_component: GO:0005739 - mitochondrion [Evidence IEA]; GO_component: GO:0005739 - mitochondrion [Evidence IDA] [PMID 16823961]; GO_component: GO:0005739 - mitochondrion [Evidence IDA] [PMID 16962558]; GO_function: GO:0003824 - catalytic activity [Evidence IEA]; GO_function: GO:0016868 - intramolecular transferase activity, phosphotransferases [Evidence IEA]; GO_function: GO:0016853 - isomerase activity [Evidence IEA]; GO_function: GO:0004619 - phosphoglycerate mutase activity [Evidence IEA]; GO_function: GO:0004619 - phosphoglycerate mutase activity [Evidence IDA] [PMID 1386023]; GO_function: GO:0004619 - phosphoglycerate mutase activity [Evidence IMP] [PMID 3033435]; GO_process: GO:0006094 - gluconeogenesis [Evidence IMP] [PMID 3033435]; GO_process: GO:0006096 - glycolytic process [Evidence IEA,IEA,IEA]; GO_process: GO:0006096 - glycolytic process [Evidence IMP] [PMID 11015729]; GO_process: GO:0008152 - metabolic process [Evidence IEA]): protein MSTHKLILVRHGQSDWNEKNLFTGWVDVKLSEVGIKEATRAGELLKESGLKPDILYTSKLSRAIQTANIALDNADRLFIDVKRNWRLNERHYGALQGKDKAQTLAQYGKEQFMTWRRSFDVPPPPIADDSEFSQAHDERYKDVPKEDLPKTESLELVIKRLLPYWQSDISKDLLAGKTVIVVAHGNSLRALVKHLDNISDEDIAGLNIPTGIPLVYELDDNLKPVKKAEYLDPEAAEAGAAAVAAQGSK from the coding sequence ATGTCCACTCATAAGCTCATCCTCGTCCGTCACGGTCAATCTGACTGGAATGAAAAGAACCTTTTCACCGGTTGGGTCGATGTCAAGCTCTCTGAAGTCGGTATCAAGGAGGCCACTCGTGCTGGTGAGCTCTTGAAGGAGTCCGGCCTTAAGCCCGATATTCTCTACACTTCTAAGCTTTCTCGTGCTATTCAAACTGCCAATATTGCTCTTGACAATGCTGACCGTCTTTTCATTGATGTCAAGCGTAACTGGCGTCTTAACGAGCGTCACTACGGTGCTTTGCAAGGAAAGGACAAGGCTCAAACCTTGGCCCAATACGGCAAAGAGCAATTCATGACTTGGCGTCGTTCTTTCGATgttcctcctccaccaatTGCTGACGACTCTGAGTTTTCTCAAGCTCACGATGAAAGATACAAGGATGTTCCTAAGGAGGACCTTCCCAAGACTGAGTCTCTCGAGTTGGTCATCAAGCGTCTGTTGCCTTACTGGCAATCTGATATCTCCAAGGATTTGCTTGCCGGTAAGACCGTTATTGTCGTTGCCCACGGTAACTCCTTGAGAGCTTTGGTCAAGCACCTCGACAACATCTctgatgaagatattgCTGGTCTTAACATCCCTACTGGTATTCCTCTTGTCTATGAACTTGATGACAACCTCAAGCCTGTCAAGAAGGCTGAGTACCTCGACCctgaggctgctgaggCCGGAGCTGCCGCCGTTGCTGCCCAAGGTTctaaataa
- the CCC2 gene encoding Cu(2+)-transporting P-type ATPase CCC2 (Cu(+2)-transporting P-type ATPase; required for export of copper from the cytosol into an extracytosolic compartment; has similarity to human proteins involved in Menkes and Wilsons diseases; protein abundance increases in response to DNA replication stress; affects TBSV model (+)RNA virus replication by regulating copper metabolism; GO_component: GO:0005794 - Golgi apparatus [Evidence IEA,IEA]; GO_component: GO:0016021 - integral component of membrane [Evidence IEA,IEA]; GO_component: GO:0016021 - integral component of membrane [Evidence ISM] [PMID 12192589]; GO_component: GO:0016020 - membrane [Evidence IEA]; GO_component: GO:0012510 - trans-Golgi network transport vesicle membrane [Evidence IDA] [PMID 9325307]; GO_function: GO:0005524 - ATP binding [Evidence IEA]; GO_function: GO:0019829 - cation-transporting ATPase activity [Evidence IEA]; GO_function: GO:0019829 - cation-transporting ATPase activity [Evidence IDA] [PMID 15078884]; GO_function: GO:0019829 - cation-transporting ATPase activity [Evidence IMP] [PMID 7708696]; GO_function: GO:0005507 - copper ion binding [Evidence IEA]; GO_function: GO:0005507 - copper ion binding [Evidence IDA] [PMID 17961510]; GO_function: GO:0043682 - copper-transporting ATPase activity [Evidence IEA]; GO_function: GO:0016787 - hydrolase activity [Evidence IEA]; GO_function: GO:0046872 - metal ion binding [Evidence IEA,IEA]; GO_function: GO:0000166 - nucleotide binding [Evidence IEA,IEA]; GO_process: GO:0006812 - cation transport [Evidence IEA]; GO_process: GO:0006879 - cellular iron ion homeostasis [Evidence IMP] [PMID 7708696]; GO_process: GO:0060003 - copper ion export [Evidence IMP] [PMID 7708696]; GO_process: GO:0006825 - copper ion transport [Evidence IEA,IEA]; GO_process: GO:0006811 - ion transport [Evidence IEA]; GO_process: GO:0008152 - metabolic process [Evidence IEA]; GO_process: GO:0030001 - metal ion transport [Evidence IEA]; GO_process: GO:0055085 - transmembrane transport [Evidence IMP] [PMID 7708696]; GO_process: GO:0006810 - transport [Evidence IEA]), with protein MDLVPKGSKLRTYFEQPIWAGGVSRSTWALLFLSTPVYFFAADLFHTKALKEIWSLWRGGASWKRRLFRFGSMNLLMSLGITIAYFASIALLILSATSQPKEVMGYTSTYFDSVVFLAFFLLMGRCIDAYSKAQTASAVSMLGNLRPDTVNVIEPEQGQTVLSDYLHNESKAVSIDMVEVGDYVKVLPGERCSVDGIIVDGQSTFDESTLTGESRPVKHGVGEEIFAGTINTGTGAVVARIKAIEEGSLLNSIVSIVREGQLHRAPIERVAEKITGIFVPVVTLIAVLTWVIWLALGLSGSLPQRYLDIDVGGWTVWSLQFAISVFVVACPCGIGLAAPTALFVGSGLAAKYGILARGGGEAFQEGSNIDIICFDKTGTLTEGGEPKITDHHFTGTISLELLQIANTMEGASTHPLGIAVRNFVQITLEEAKNDTVALYSPAVKKIEEIPGMGLEAEIDGPEIAKVLLGNERLLEKYNSKVDDETNDLMNKWKAQGKSVILVATSKDRNNFEIRLVMGAADAVRPESKEVIEALTSRGIECWMISGDNEITAKAVAAQVSIRPENVIAGVLPAEKSDKVTWLQKSGNSKRTPGGARAIVAMVGDGVNDAPSLSIADVGIAIGSGSDLALTSAKFVLLKSDLYSLLNLLDISRVVFRRVKFNFAWALIYNLIGIPVAAGVIYPYHNSRLSPAWASLAMALSSVSVVTSSLLLKLYRPKGQ; from the coding sequence ATGGATTTGGTTCCAAAAGGTTCGAAGTTACGAACTTATTTTGAACAACCGATATGGGCTGGAGGGGTGAGTAGGTCGACGTGGGCATTGCTTTTCTTATCTACTCCTGTATATTTCTTCGCAGCAGATCTATTCCATACTAAAGCTCTAAAAGAGATATGGAGTTTGTGGAGAGGAGGTGCCTCTTGGAAGCGCCGATTGTTTCGATTTGGATCTATGAACTTGCTGATGTCTCTTGGTATCACCATTGCCTATTTCGCCAGTATAGCACTACTAATTCTTAGTGCAACTAGTCAACCTAAGGAGGTCATGGGTTATACCAGCACATATTTTGACTCTGTTGTATTCTTGGCATTCTTTTTGCTAATGGGCCGATGCATTGATGCTTATTCAAAGGCTCAGACCGCGTCAGCAGTGTCTATGCTGGGCAATTTAAGACCCGATACTGTTAATGTTATTGAACCCGAACAGGGTCAGACAGTGTTGAGTGATTACCTGCATAACGAAAGCAAAGCTGTATCTATTGATATGGTAGAGGTAGGAGACTATGTCAAAGTTTTACCAGGAGAAAGATGTAGTGTGGATGGAATTATTGTAGATGGACAATCCACGTTCGATGAATCGACTCTGACAGGAGAAAGTAGACCAGTGAAACATGGTGTTGGAGAAGAGATTTTCGCAGGAACCATCAACACTGGAACAGGTGCGGTTGTCGCACGAATCAAAGCCATTGAAGAAGGTTCGTTATTGAACAGTATTGTGTCTATTGTTAGAGAAGGGCAATTACATCGAGCTCCCATAGAACGAGTGGCAGAGAAAATTACTGGTATATTTGTTCCCGTGGTTACTCTTATTGCTGTACTCACTTGGGTGATTTGGCTAGCACTTGGTTTATCGGGATCTCTTCCTCAGAGATATTTGGATATCGATGTTGGTGGGTGGACAGTTTGGTCTCTGCAATTTGCTATTTCGGTATTTGTCGTTGCTTGTCCTTGTGGAATTGGTCTTGCTGCGCCAACTGCATTGTTTGTTGGATCAGGACTTGCTGCGAAGTATGGAATTCTAGCtcgtggtggtggtgaagcGTTTCAGGAAGGATCTAATATCGATATTATATGTTTCGATAAAACAGGTACTCTGACAGAAGGTGGAGAGCCTAAAATCACAGATCATCATTTTACAGGCACAATATcactggagctgctgcaaaTTGCTAATACCATGGAGGGAGCGTCTACTCATCCTCTAGGCATCGCTGTGCGCAATTTTGTACAAATTACATTAGAAGAGGCCAAGAATGACACAGTAGCTTTATATTCTCCAGCTGTGAAGAAAATTGAAGAGATTCCTGGTATGGGACTGGAAGCTGAGATAGACGGACCGGAGATCGCCAAGGTTCTTTTAGGCAATGAACGATTGCTGGAGAAATATAATTCCAAGGTTGATGACGAAACGAATGACCTCATGAATAAGTGGAAAGCTCAAGGAAAGTCAGTGATACTGGTTGCCACTTCTAAAGACAGAAATAATTTTGAAATCAGACTTGTTATgggagcagcagatgcaGTCCGACCGGAGTCGAAAGAAGTTATTGAAGCCTTGACGAGCCGTGGCATTGAATGTTGGATGATATCTGGAGACAACGAAATAACCGCCAAAGCAGTCGCGGCTCAAGTCTCTATTCGACCAGAAAATGTGATTGCTGGTGTATTGCCTGCCGAAAAGTCTGATAAAGTGACATGGCTGCAGAAGTCAGGCAATAGTAAACGTACCCCGGGAGGCGCCAGAGCTATTGTAGCCATGGTTGGTGACGGAGTCAATGATGCACCAAGTTTGTCCATTGCGGATGTTGGTATTGCAATTGGTTCAGGTTCCGACCTGGCGTTGACGTCGGCTAAGTTTGTTCTTCTCAAATCGGATTTGTACAGTCTGCTTAATTTGCTAGACATTTCTCGAGTAGTATTCCGACGAGTTAAATTCAATTTTGCCTGGGCCCTGATATATAATCTAATTGGCATCCCTGTGGCGGCTGGAGTTATCTACCCGTATCACAACTCCCGATTGAGTCCAGCTTGGGCTTCTCTCGCCATGGCTTTGAGCTCAGTGTCGGTAGTCACATCGTCACTCCTTCTCAAATTGTACAGACCCAAGGGTCAATAA
- the TMT1 gene encoding Ubiquinone/menaquinone biosynthesis methyltransferase ubiE, translating to MSSMLTLILPAAAVLALALIITNPSAKAVAQFAWNCFLKPIGHVGSDQKSALESFYKGQAKIYDTTRKKLLKGRHTMLSLSVSHLKKSKDIVWIDFGGGTGWNIEKMNEVVPITSFKEIHLVDLSPSLCEVAQNRFAARGWSNVHVHCIDATTFQLPNKETRADLITLSYSLSMIPSYYSMIDRICQLVHSDSIFAVVDFYVQSNATLNGKATSVGGVLLRHVNWLSRTFWRLWFEFDRVYLDSSRRDYLEYRFGTIKSLNMRNKSLGGIPYYIWIGCDKDRSQDFMYRLNALATESPYLAPSNASSDALANQEQIQIRSKGYEATVINMEHNLPYPSFYYQSEVWRIYYDAENPHYHQFNNQYIYAFTWEDPREDINLLNLGPSDVVLAITSAGDNILTYAAMENPPKRIHGVDLNPHQNHLMELKLASLRCLPFEDVWKIFGDGKHEDFMKILVTKLSPHLSSHALQFWIKNGKKYLDPKTKGLYDSGSTRWAIRIARWLFFALGLESDVKRLLKTQTIKEQLKVWNESIRPALFNPIFCKLILGNPVFLWKALGVPVNQANMIEGGILQYIVDTIDPLISRSLISDDNYFYHLCLTGSYSPKNCPDYITKKGYFNLAKRKGALDTIRLHTDTINDVSDRLAPGTLTVAIIMDHMDWFEPTGTLAVEEIQALNKSLAKGGRVMLRSSSKTPWYIKTFESQGFSCKSAATRFSGTSIDRVNMYASTWICTKLYNTAEKERSGSIKPLEL from the coding sequence ATGTCGTCTATGTTGACTTTGATattgccagcagcagcggtcTTAGCACTGGCATTAATTATTACCAACCCATCCGCCAAGGCAGTTGCCCAGTTTGCCTGGAACTGCTTTTTAAAACCCATTGGTCATGTGGGTTCAGATCAAAAATCCGCTCTAGAGAGCTTTTACAAGGGTCAGGCTAAAATTTATGATACTACCCGTAAGAAGCTTTTAAAAGGTCGTCACACAATGCTTTCATTGAGTGTGTCCCACTTGAAGAAAAGCAAAGATATTGTTTGGATCGactttggtggtggtactggttgGAATATCGAAAAGATGAACGAAGTAGTTCCAATCACTTCCTTCAAGGAAATTCACTTGGTCGATTTATCTCCTTCACTTTGTGAGGTTGCTCAAAACAGATTCGCTGCTAGAGGTTGGTCTAATGTTCATGTTCATTGCATCGATGCTACTACTTTCCAACTTCCCAATAAGGAAACGCGTGCTGATCTCATCACCTTATCATACTCCTTATCGATGATCCCTAGCTACTACTCCATGATCGACAGGATCTGCCAATTGGTTCATAGCGACAGTATTTTTGCAGTTGTTGATTTCTATGTTCAATCCAACGCTACTCTCAATGGAAAAGCCACATCTGTTGGCGGTGTTCTTTTGAGACATGTCAACTGGCTTTCCAGAACTTTCTGGCGTTTGTGGTTTGAGTTTGACAGAGTTTACCTCGATTCTTCTCGTCGTGATTACCTCGAATACCGTTTTGGTACTATCAAGAGTCTTAACATGAGAAATAAGTCTCTTGGTGGAATCCCCTACTATATTTGGATTGGATGCGATAAAGATAGATCCCAAGATTTCATGTACCGACTTAACGCTTTGGCTACCGAATCTCCCTATCTTGCTCCTTCTAATGCCAGCTCAGATGCTCTTGCCAATCAAgaacaaattcaaattcgGTCCAAGGGTTATGAGGCCACCGTCATTAATATGGAGCACAATTTGCCATATCCTTCATTCTACTACCAATCTGAGGTTTGGCGTATTTACTACGACGCTGAGAACCCTCATTACCATCAATTCAACAACCAATACATTTACGCATTCACCTGGGAGGACCCTCGTGAAGACATTAATTTGTTGAATCTCGGTCCTTCTGATGTTGTTCTCGCTATTACCTCTGCCGGTGACAACATTCTTACCTACGCTGCTATGGAGAATCCTCCCAAGCGTATCCACGGTGTCGATCTCAATCCTCACCAAAACCATCTTATGGAGCTCAAGTTAGCTTCTTTAAGATGTCTACCATTTGAAGACGTCTGGAAAATCTTCGGTGATGGTAAGCACGAAGATTTCATGAAGATTCTAGTTACCAAGTTATCACCCCATCTCTCTTCACATGCTTTACAATTCTGGATCAAGAATGGCAAGAAATATTTGGACCCTAAAACAAAGGGACTTTACGACAGTGGATCCACTCGTTGGGCTATCCGCATTGCCAGATGGCTTTTCTTCGCCTTGGGTCTTGAGAGTGATGTCAAGCGTCTTCTTAAAACTCAAACTATCAAGGAACAGCTCAAGGTTTGGAACGAATCTATTAGACCTGCTCTTTTCAACCCTATCTTCTGTAAATTGATCCTCGGAAACCCCGTTTTTCTTTGGAAAGCTCTTGGTGTCCCCGTTAACCAAGCAAATATGATCGAAGGTGGTATTTTGCAATACATTGTCGATACTATTGATCCTCTTATTTCAAGAAGTTTGATCTCCGATGACAATTATTTCTACCATTTGTGTTTGACTGGCTCATACTCTCCAAAGAACTGCCCAGACTACATCACCAAAAAGGGCTACTTTAATCTCGCCAAACGGAAGGGAGCCTTGGACACTATTCGTCTTCACACTGATACCATTAATGATGTCAGTGATAGATTGGCCCCTGGAACTTTGACAGTTGCCATAATTATGGACCATATGGACTGGTTTGAACCTACTGGAACGCTGGCCGTCGAGGAGATTCAAGCCCTTAATAAATCATTGGCCAAGGGAGGAAGAGTCATGCTTAGAAGTTCTTCTAAGACCCCATGGTACATTAAGACTTTTGAATCACAAGGTTTCTCTTGTAAATCAGCTGCCACCAGATTTTCTGGAACGAGTATTGATCGTGTTAACATGTACGCTTCTACATGGATCTGTACTAAGTTGTACAACACTGCTGAGAAGGAAAGATCTGGTTCTATTAAACCCTTAGAGTTGTAG